CCAGAGGAATGGCTTTAATCAGATCTCTGCGAAActgtgggagaaagagaagacagaTTATTTTCTGACCTTTACTCTGCAGCTGCTAAAAGAAAACCAACAACATACACTGAAGTAAAACTTCATGCTTACGGCAGAACCATACAAAAGGAGAGGGTGAGTTCATTCTTTTCAGCTGCTACATACAGCACACAACTGCATGAGGTATTCTACAAGCATTTCATGCTTATTCTTTAATGAATTCAACCACAAGTAATAACTCAGTATACTCATGCAAATGTTGTtccagaaacaaacacaaaacgtCATACAAAACCATGAATACCTTCCAGAACGCTCCCTGAGAAGGTTTTGGCACTGTGCAAAGGGGCTGGGTGAACTGAGCTGACCTGTCTGAGTGTCTCCATCTCTCGGTAGGGCAGCTGATGGAACTGAACGCCACCGCTGAGCGTCTTCATCTTGATCTTCCTGACCTCCTTGGCATCTTGGAAGAGGAGCCGAAACCCTGTCCCAAGGCGAGCAAAGGGTGAGTCTCCATTGAAACACATCATAGCAAGGACGATCCCTCCAAAACCACTACGAGAAATCTGAGATGACGTCTGCTGAGTGCAACTGAGTTCTGCAACTAAACCATAACAACTAGTGTGGCCTTTTTTGCCAATGTGTAGATGTAGTCTTGCTtggaaaaaacaatataaaacagaGTAAATATACAATAGAATAATGTGGTTGGTGTGACAACTACGTATGGCTACAAATTcagaaataacaaaagcaacatatttaatgaaaacctgaaaaacGTCCCCACATGGTTACTTAAAGACAACACAGCACCTGGTTACGTATCTTGTCACAAAGTCCTGTTTGTTCAGGGGAAAACGGCATGCAGGAACAGGGAAGGACTGCGTCTCTCACCTCGCATGAAAGTGTGATACAAAACGTAAAAGCGCGGGAAACGCCGCTGGAGAAAGCGTTCGTACTTCTCATTGGCCCACTGCAGTCTGGTCACTACTCGCCGACCCAGGCCAAGCCTGGCCTTAGAGGACGAGTAACGCCTGCAGATGGACAAGCTGGAAATATGAGAGgaataaacaaaataagcagAGAATAACTTCATACATAGAGACTAGGTGCAACGATACTGATATTTATGTACTTAAAGCAACATACAAATcaactgaatgaaataaaaaaaaatgtcacccaCAGAAGGTATACACATTGGATACCACTGACTTGCTACAGGTATTCAATACCAGAACCTGAGTTTCAAGTTTAAGGAATGCTGTCTTTAACCAGGAGTACTCGCAGATTCGAGCACAAGCATCGATTTGATTGGCTCATCATTGCCACAACTTTGGAGACAGCATTTTTCCTTCACAATTCATTACCTTAATTTTCTCGCTCTAGACTGAACATCACATTTGCCCGTCTTGTTTTGGCGGCCATGTTGTTCCACACAGGAACTTGTATTGGTGAAGCTAACAACTTAAATTGAACTTAAGGGATGAGTTGGAACACCATGAAAACAATTTATGAGGCAACTTGCCAACTCTATCTAACCTCGCTGACCTTGAATGATATTGTCAAAGCACAGTAAACACAATGGCTACGCGTATATATCACGCTATACATGCCATACTGAGGTCAGTAACATAAGATAGTAACGTTTGTTGGCTAGCTGACTATGGTTTGGCTATATGTTGAATCATTAAATTCTTAGCCAGCTAGTCTATCCAGATAATCATGTAGTCAGCCATCCCTTAACGATGTATCTCACAATTTGACATGGTTGACAAGGTGGCTGCCGGTCTAGATAGACaggttagctaactagccatcGGACAACAAAAGATGAACTCTGTGTAGCCAACGTTACACGTTGATAAATCGTACTGCCTTGGTGGTTGGCTAACTACATTTACACACTCATACGTTTTTTGAGATATTATCAGTAGAGCGTTCCATTGACCGTAGCTAGTCCAGCTAGGTAACTGGCTAACGTATTCTAGgtaaagtaaacacacacaaactgatgtGTCACCAGCTTTTAGTTATATGGTCAAATACCTTACTCGCGTGGAAACCGGTATTGGGCTACACAGACTGGCAGTGACCCCAATCGGTCGCATTCCGTACAGTACTAGCAGTGCCGACCCTCGGCACACCCCTACCCAGGACAGCGCCATTTTGGGACGCGCTAACGGCATTGCTGTGTCTGGGGCGCAAAGGGAAACGGAGCCGGAAGCAGCGCTTTCATTGGCTGTAAGGCTGAGGAAATTACCGTAATTACAGTAAAAGTGTTTCAATATTTCTAGCTAAGATTTacatgctgtgtctgtgttcatacTTGTCATTCAATCAGTATTTGGCTCAGTCCAGTCGTGTGTTTAGAATTCCTATATCTCTTTTTGCACGTTGCACTAGCATTATCAGAGAATGAGAGTCATTGTGTGGTTGTGGGATACATTTGATACACAACTGGCCTAGCTACGTTGAAATGCATGCTTCTTAAACAGTGCGGTATCCTTCTGAAATCACCTATCAGACTTATCTGCAAACTTTGCTACAACTTACTTTATCGTAGGTTTAACCAAGTACGTTACGCCTAAATCATTTTTGGCAAGATCTGACTCCAGATGTTTTCAGTAAATCAACGCGACCCGGCGCAACTCACTGAagcctttttattttgcagCCAATTATAAGGCGCAACAGGAGGCCATGTGATTTCCAAACCCTTTTCAAGGTCATAACACTGCGAAGGCCTCAAGTAGCTGGTGTTGGAGTCAGTGAGGGTGGTAGGTTGGGCTCGTGCAACAAAAAGGGAATTTTGTCTTGGTAAATGTTAGTGGATTGAAAACTATCATAGCACTTTGGTTACTAGTTGATTAAATTAGTTTGGTGGTTTATAGCAACATCAGCAAAGTTTCGGAGCAGGGCACGTGGAATACGAATTCTAGTTAACTAGACAACCAGCAATTGAAAGTCGCAATTAACAACTGAAAGTCGCAATTTCTATGTCAGTTTACAATGCTAGTCAGCTACTTTTACGTAAAATGTAATTATCCTTCCACTCCTGTACACTGGCTAGTTACATATCTAAACAGTTTTCCACTAGTTGAAGTTTGCGTTAGTGAACCTCAGCTGAGGTCAATCTTGCTATTGAGATCCAATAACTTGCTAATTAAAGTTGGCTCACGAGAGCTTCTGGTTCCTTTGTAGTTAGATAATCAGAAACGTAAGAAAATCATTAAAATTGATTGTTGGAAAATCTCTGGATGTCATAAGTAACCTCCTTTGTCTTTTAGCAGTAGTTCCCGCGGCACCCAGGCGAGAGACCGTCAACCAGTCAAACGATGACTACCTTCAGATTGGGGTTGGGGTCTAGCTGCTCCCCCGCTAACAACACCAGTAATTCCGTACGGCGTTGGGAGGTGGAAAATGGTGAGATTTTTGTCTGCTGTCTTTATTAAGAATAAAAACTGTCAGTTTTCAGTGCTTTaactgtactttttaaaataaatgtagctTGCTTGATATAAATCCGTTTTAATAAGCGACGGGTATGGTTTGTATTTGTAAAGTCAAAGCATTACGTTACATCATTTCCACACGTCTCGAAAACTAACATGAATTAGGAGTTACGCAGGGATGGAAATTGGCAGGAACATATCTCAATTGACAACTAAAACTCCCAATCGGGCGATGCGGTGAAATGCATCGTTGTGGGATTTCCATTCCACACATTCTCATAAACGAATCTAGGTGACTCGACAAACAATTATAAACAAAATGCGTGCTCATGTAGGCGGTGATCTTAAATTTTGCTCTCTACATCAGATTGGTGGTTTTGTGGTTTCACTGAAGCACAGTAATATATAGTAGAAGATTCATATACATAGGTGATCACCGGCGAATCACATGGCGTAGCGCGGTGTACGGAAATCTCTGGCCTAAATTGTTTGGTAGCATTTCCAAGTCAAGAACACCTTTCCTGGTGTAGAGCTTGTTTGCAGAAGAAGCGTAGACATGGTGAATTTAAATTCTAGGAttcacttcattaaaaaatagATGTACTAATTTTGATACTACAGGAAGTGATATGGCCTGCTGAATGATTCACAGCAAGCATGTAAGAAATAAAGATACAAATAGAGTCCCCCGGCGGAGAAGTATAGCCATCATATGATTTCAAAGACTGACATTGTTGAAAAGTAGACTTCAAAGAGGGGAATACTGTTAAAAGTGGGTAACCTGTCTATCCCTCCAAGTTGGGTTAACCACCATGCCTTGCCTGTCTGCCTTTTTAGGTGGAGAAGATGATGCTGACCCAGAGAGGCTGCTTCAGTGCCCATATGACAAGAATCATCAGATCCGTGCATGCCGTTTTCCCTATCACCTCATCAAATGTGCAAAGGTTGGCAACAAGGGGGGCAGTGTTTCATGGGTCTCAACTTTGTTTGATTACAACAAGTTGTAGCTATTTCAGTCATGAAGAGATTGCTGAGCTGTAGAACTAGTTTGCCCTTGTGATTTCCTTCTGAAATCAATGTATAAAAGATGAGCAAAAAGGCTCTCCTGTCCCAGTGTATTCAGACTCGCCCCTATGCTGCAGTGGCCAGTAGCTGCCTCTCGCAAAAGCATTCTCTAGATGATGATTCCGTGATTCCTTTTCACCCCTTTGTTTTTGTGCACACTTCTCCGTCTGTCCTTGCAGAACAACCCGAAGCTTGCCAGCGAGCTCAAGACCTGCCCCTTCAACGCTCGGCACCTGATGCCCAAGCACGAGCTGTCGCACCACATCGCCAATTGCGTGGACAAGCGATCTGTCAACACAGAAGACTGTGAGCAATGGGGGATTGGGGGTTTGGGATTTGATTTCTGGGAGTGGGAAATCGAAATCCCGGATTCAAAATGGCCAAACTACTACTATTCTTTTTACTAAACTACTACTGCTTTGTGCGAgacctgtgtgtacctgtgtccCCGAGCCTCTTTTGAATGGATGGTGTTTACAGTGAGCAGCACGGAGGCGCAGAGGAAGTGGCACGTTCCTGTCAGCACGTGGGAGAACCGCGATTGTGACGAGGACTGGGATGAAGGTATGACTGAGACCACTGGAGAAGCTGAGTGCCCCTGGCTCCTGCTCTCCCTAGACAGGTCCCACGTCTGACAGTGACCCAGGAAATGTGCGCAATTAAACTGTCCATCTTAAGTTTATTGTATCAGTTGTGCACTGTATAAGTTTTAGGAGCCAGGCCTTATGTCATGTACTGAAAGTATTTTACATCTCTGGTGGAAGTTAATGTGATTACTATGCAactccctctggataagagcatctgctgaatgacaataatgtaaatgtaatgccaATGTACTGGTCTGTACCTTTAACCCTATTAAgggaaaaagtgtgtgtgtgggtgggggggggggggggagtagagTTGTAGGCTGTTGAACCATGGGTGAAATGCAGGTCTTGATGTTGCAGAGCTTGAAAGAGAACCTCAACAGCCATTCATCTGGGGGGTGTCCACTTCTGTCTTGCACCAGGAGAGGTATGTTCCTAAACTGGCTATCCAAACTGGCATCCATCATGGacaacacctcccaccccctgcgtGAGTCTGTAGTGGCCctgagcagctccttcagtgtgAGACTGCTTCACCCACGGTGTAAGAGGGAGCGCTACCGCAGGTCATTCATCCCGACTGCGGTCGGACTGTTTAATAATATCATTGGGCAATAAACCCCATCACTCAGTAAACCAATACTATGGTGTAGTTCTCAATTTTCTACTTCACTGATCATGGGTTGCACtcagtgctcatttctgcactgtgttttttttacttttaatgtacatattaactattttattgattgacttatatatttctttgctttttcttttaacttattgcacattgccacttttgcctttctacctctgtcttaatgctgctgtgacGAGTGAATTTCCCTGCAGTAGGATCAATAAAGCTCTATCTTATCTTCCTTTGGAAGAGTTGACCCCTTCCTGCAGTGGCCCAGCAGCATCAGTATGATGCCCGGGGCACAGACATGTCAGTTTTAGGATCTAGCTGCAACCCCGTGAGCATTTGGTAATGACAGCTACTAGCTGCATCAGTAAGCTGCATTAGATGGCCAGCAGCGTTGAGTGGAGAAAGGGACAGCTCACATTTGTGTGAGGCTGTCTAGATTACCAAGAAATGGTTGAGAGACTCTTTGGGATGAATGAGCATGTGGTGGGGAGACAGTCACATGGTGACATCAGTGGTGATGTGGAAGACACCATTGGCAGTAATAGAATGCAACGTAAATTGTCCCTTCGTGTGGAACACATGCAAGACAACATCTGTCATGCAGGCGTCTAGTTTGTCACCATCTGCTTTCCCCCACCACATGAGGAATCGCATGCTGTGCATGGGGAATTCATCCCTTTTGTGCACTGGTCTGCTTCTGCGCAGTAGCTTGCACAGTATAACTGTACAAATCACAAGTCAAGATTTTCTCTTTCATAATCCTTGGTTgcttttaaattaatgtcagcAATTTGGCAATATCCATTACTCAAACTATTGATCTGCATGCTGTATCTGAAAGATGCtcctatttttttctcaatacCTCCTTTGTGACAGGCTGAGTTACACtatatagacaaaagtatttggccacacctgtttttcagtgagggggcaatcttaatgcttccaagacattttggacaatgctatgcttccaactttgtggcaacagtttggggaaggcccttttctattcacatgactgtgccccagtgcacaaagcaaggactataaagacatggtttgatgagttcggtgtggaagaacttgactggcacgcacagagccctgacctcaaccccatcgagcacctttgggatgaactggaacagagattgcaagccaggccttctcgtccagcatcagtgcctgacctcataaatgctctacagaatgaatgggcacaaattcccacagaaatgctccaaaatcttgtggaaagccctccaagaagagtggaagctgttatagctgcaaaagggggaccaactccatattaaagtatatatatttgaatacaatgtcattacaatgtaatggtcaggcgtccgaatacttttgtccatatagtgtagctgtAATACTGCCTTGTCTCAAGAAAATGTATTCGGCTCTGTATTATGGAGCTTTCCCTAACCGCTAGGTAATGATTAGACTTGTCATTGTTCTCCAGTGCCAAGCCCGAGCCCAGGACGACAAACAGCCTACCCCCCGGGCTTCGTGCTCCAACGACTCTGCCATGGAAAAACTGTGAGTACTGAATGGCTTGCTGGCTCGTTTTGGAACACGCTGTGCTGACTGAAAATTCAAATTTGGCGTTAGAGCGGCAAGCCCCTGGGGTTGGACATTACGAAGCTCTTCTATTAAAGtacttttttggtcacttgATGATGTCAGTCCTCGTGTCTGTGACCCGAATAGCAGTTTTATGTTGAAAGGCCCTATTACCATCCCTGGTACACAGGACCAGAGCCACtaagcatttaaaatatgagaACATTCTGCCGAGAAGACCAATATTGGAAACGCTTCCAAAATGACTGAGGTCATAATGGCGCTCAGAGCAACCTTTTGTGAAATAATGGGGAAATCTTTAGGTTAAATTTAGAGTAATGCAGCTCAAATCAGTTTACAGCATAAGGATACGATTTCAAATCATTTTGTGCAAAACCTAAATATTATGCAATTTTAAGTCCCATTAATTGTCACATTCATTTCGTTTAATGAACCCGTGTAACGTCTCAGCCTCAAAGTCCTCTTATTGGAATTGCTTTACAACCCTTGCATTCATGCAACCTGTTCCGTTCATGCAGGTTTTCCAAAATTCAGGATTTGACCAATAAAGCTCCCAGAGTTAAGCTGCATTGTGTGTAGCCCACTCGTGATTGGGTGGGTGGATGAAGGCCTATTTCACTTTCTGGTGCTTCATGCTAAGCAGTAGGTGGCAGTAGTGCAGCGTGCCTCGCTGAAAAGGGAAGAATGCTCGGTATTTGCTCATTTTATACTGTTTTATAGCAAACATACATGCCTTGGTAACTATTAGTCATTTCTAGTTTTAATTTCTCGAAAACGGGTGTTTAATTGTAAAGCAGGTGTTTGGCCTACAACCCTCACAATGTAGGCCTCACATGTTGTCGGTTTTTATCCAAGTATTAAGTAGAATTTGTGAGcctggaaagtgttttttttttttttgctttttttgcagtaacgtttttacattaaatttactgCCTCAAGCTTGTGTGTATTTAATGCATACAGACTGCTTACCCAGATTTTgtgttaaatgtcaaaaatatagatcaagaattttttttccagagttaCTGCTCTGTTTTCAGATGTAAGTACCATGTTAGTGACCTTGAACGGGTTTCCAACAAaggaaaggggggtggggggggggtctgcagtCTGTTTTGGTCTATTTTTGTAGTTTACCAGTTGTCATCAACTGTGCTATGGGCAgtttaagttttaaaatgtagaaGCTTGAATAATTTGAACCGTAAGTGCTGCTTTTAGCAGAGTTTTTAAGCACAGCAGCCCAgatcccacccccaccacaaTTCCTAGAACACTGAAGTAGGTCGGGGGAAATTCCACCATGTTAAAGTATGAAGCATAAAAAATCTCTTGCAACGTATCCAACtgaatttcatacattttcaaaaatgaaaatgaacagtgccTGCCCACCTCCCAAATGATTTCTTCAAAGAGGTGCTGTAATGAGCAGTTTCTACACCAATATTGTGGGGTTTGCTTATAACCCTATTGAAACCCTGATGACCTGTGCTTATGTCCATTAAAATCTTTAAGGTCAAAGAAAAAGGGGAATTGAGCCACCCAGTTCTCTCAATATTTTCCAAACACTGTAGCccgtttaatttttttcccccctaatgttttttttttttatgcacatTGAACTGTTTGCATCATGAATAGATGGGCATTCACAATATACATAGCAACCACCACGCATACCATTCTTCAGTATGTGTGGTATTTGAAACGGTCATTTTGTGCGATAGTTGTGCATCCCACACCGTCTGTAGATTTGTGATGAGTTATTCAGGAATGTGGCAAGCTGATATTTGTGCTTCCTGTGAAGAATGGGCTGTTTGGCCGTaaggtttatggggcactgcATGCTCTATGGGTTTGCGCACCGTGTTTTCTGGGCCTTAGGTGGTGGAAACGGGAGGTAGCTGCTTTTTTCATCAGGTTCATCTGCTGAGGATAGCCTTGCTCTGATGGAAAGCCCCTGGCAAGATGTTGATCTTATTCTCTGCACAGAGATgctatatataatatgtaatttttctcttcctgtagGAGAAGGCATGTCACCCTGTTCTGTATCTGTTGGGGCAACACTGCTGGAATTTCTTTTTGAAGAAAGAAGATTCttgctcattttaaatttttaggGTTGGAAGTAAGCCATTTTAAGTTCTTAACAGCTGTTTTAAAGCACATGTGTAGATCTGTAGGAACACTTGCCTGTGAAACCACACAATTTTGCTTATTAAAGTCGCTTTTCTATTCTCATAGTTCTATTCTCCTGCCTCTCTTTGAAGTGCTAAAGAAAAGCTAAGCAAGTAAGCTCACAAGAAATGATACTGCAAGAAAACCCTCAGTATGGTCAAATGTCAGTTCAGTTTTGGGACCCATTTTCTAATGCGAATGTTTTTACCATTTCCATTTAACACTCAAGCCTAATTGAAGTCTTTACAATGGTATTTAGTTTGCATAAACAgggtgggtgttttttttttttttaaatttagatcTGTTTTTGCATCCAGCTTTAGTAGTCAGAACAATGCATGTAGGATCAAAGGCTCCACAGGAGTGTGGGGTGAGGTGTGTGCAATCCTCCAATGGATATGCAtggctactgttttttttttttcacagtggaaGTCCCAAAGCATACCAGGGGGCAACTGCCTCAAAGGATAGGTGTGTCCTGCTGACAGTGATCAACTTGGGCACCACATCAGTCCCAAGGtgctgagaacagagagacctACCCACCCAAATccctaacagaaaaaaaaaccgtTTATTCCATTGGggtgggctcccagtcattgctgGAAATTACACAGCCAGTTTCGAACTTGGgccgtagggctcagcctgcacttgaatGAAATGGCAGCTTTTTGCTGTCTGTGCCACTCAGTAGGTTATTTGTTGGTTCTCAACGGCATTTCGCCTGTGTTGAGGGCCTTCTAATAAGGCTTTGTCTTATAGTGAGGAAATTTCATAATGTCCTGCAACACAGGACCTTTGGTCTGAAAGTGAGTTATGAGTTGAGAAATGGCCGCTGGTTTAGATTGGTTATCATGGTCAACATTAAAGCACATGTTATTTGGATGCACTAGCCGCACAGCAATTAAACTGCTTGTGTCAGATCTGACAATTCAATTAAACGTATTTCTCAAAGTAACCCAACAGCAGGTGCATGGCcttatttaatgttttgattGTTCTGATGCCCTTTTCAGCTCATTCCCCTAGTCCTTTCTTTCAGTGGTATCCAATTTAAATGGCTGTAATCACAAATTGCTGTGTTGGCTGGCTGTCTTCAGTTCCGAGCCGCCCATGCTGACCAGAGAGCATGCACATGACGAATTTCCGATTGATTCAGAGAGCTCGCTTGCTCAGCTGTCCAGTCATGCAGATTTAGAAACTCGTGTTGACGTGTGTTGTGAGGCACAAGAAGTCACCAAATGTTCTTGAAGGGTGGATGATTCGGGCCAGAACtttagtgtatttttttccctactCTTCTGAATGTATTGATTCCTCCATTTGCTTAGTGGGCACCTGCATGCTGGAGGACACATGCATCTGACAAGTCCCACATCCTCGTTCGCAGTAGAATGCGCGCCGAAATTAGATCTTTTTGCTCCAGAATGCAGCGTCGGTGACATTTGAACCGGCGACCTTTTGGTTCGACGACCAATTCCTTCACCGGCCGCTGCCCTGTCTCCCTAAATGCTCTTTGCACGGGAATGGGAGATGGCTGGTGTTACTTAGAGATGCAGACTGAGTGGGCCGGGCAGATGATGGAGGGCACTGCAGCCAAGCATTGCTGTCAATACGCATTGGGAATCAGGctgagagcgggagagggaaaGCTACAAGTTGCTGCTTCCAGGCACATCTCTGCTGGTTCGCTTAACCCTCTCTGGCAGTTGGGCACACCAGCTCTGAGCTACAGAGCTTACTGACAGAGATGTACACACGACTGGCGCGAgcaagtgcgtgtgtgtgtgtggtttttgttttaatttattttaaaatttgaactGTGAGCTCAAATCAGGAGCTGAGAAAagtgaacaccccccccccccccccccccattgcatTCATAGCACAAATGCTCCCCTATTGTTTTATTAAGCGTAATTCCCTTTAGGGATCCAGCCGCTTAACTGATTAAATTCATTAACTGTTTTGTGGTCTTTATTATGATGCTGTGTACAATATTGTAATTAACCGCTTAGATTTAATTAGTTTGCTTATCCCAGAGCTTTGGCAGAGTGAGAGGCACAAGAGTACTGGAATATCAATCTGTGTGGATGTCAGCTGGCACACACTTTCAGCTCCTAGTACTGGAGAACGTTGCAAATACTCCTGGTACTAAATACCCTCTgcattcattaaacattttaaaggtttcAGTAAATGTTCTGCATCACCGCTAATTATTTCTTGAATATAATCCATGAAGTACTGACCCACTTTACTGCAGACACCTTTCATTTTAAGACACAGCTAATTTTTTAGCAAGGAACATACTTTACTTACCAGCCTTATCTGACTGAAATTGTCTGATGGCTTTTCCTCTAAAAGAAGGGGAATCAAAAGAGTTCAAGGGTGTTTTGCTGAATagcactttttattttgtcactgatATAACAGGCTGAAACCccttttagttttcatttttttaggcATCCAAGGTTAGTTTTTCCTTGCCTCAGTTGTTTTTCTTGATGCACACACTGTATCACAGCCAAATTGGATGAAATTTTGTATGAATGTCAGTAATGGTGTAACCATGGATATGCCATTTGTAGGGAGCCAGCACTCTACAGCTGTGCCCAATATGGCCGCCCCCATGTTTTTAGACACAATTTATAAGTGTGAGAGTCCAAAGttctaatgctgtttttttttttgtttgttttttttttttttatgtctgacaTGCACGACTCATTAAAGCATTGCCAAATTTCTCTGGAATTTGCCATGTTTATTATTCATAACCCATACATGTGCATCACAGTCCACCTTCAGTAAGGACAAATGTGTTTCTAGTCATGCAAGTACTACGGATGAACAAAGGATTGTGGGACATCAAAATCGGATATGGATGCACTGTTGACGACCTCAATGCAGGGTGAAAATGTGGGGGGGAAATTGCTGTATAGTTTGATGGCTGTGCTCCGTAGTATCTGCCAAATAGGTGTTTGGATGCCCCGTTTTTCTACTGTTTATAAGTCTTGACCGCAATGTTGCTCAAATCTGACAAACATTTTAGTCACAGTTCTAGAATGTGTGTTGGATATCGTAGATGACACATGGTTGAGAAGCTGTCCTTAAAATTTAAATCTTGCAGTGAGATTTGTTACGTAACAGTGCTTTGATAAATGAATCTGAATTGGAAATTGGCTGGGTCATATCCCATGGCAGCCATATTCCCTATGGCAAATTAATTTTTTCCAGTCTGGgggttaaaaaaatgtgaaaagtgtTTTGGTGAGTGTACCCATTTGCTGGCTTATGTCATTAATTAGGtaatgtttttatgtgtcatGATATTTTGTATCGTTATGACAGTAACAGACGCTACAAACTGTATTAAGGACAATAAAATCCTCTTTGAATATcctttttgtcagtgtttcttACCATCTACCTGTGTCTGGCTATGACCTGGATGctaaaaagaataaacaaatgatGCTTTTCAATAGGGACCGGGGTAATTCATGTTGTTCTCTAGAGGCAAGATGGCAAGATTTAATAAATCTACATAATTGTCCTCCAACAAAATGTGCTGTTGCTCCATCACCTCAGCGCACACACACTATTTTGTCACTCAGTTGAGCTCACATATGCCCCAAATAAGTCCCATTTGTATGCCAGTG
This portion of the Megalops cyprinoides isolate fMegCyp1 chromosome 7, fMegCyp1.pri, whole genome shotgun sequence genome encodes:
- the zgc:56699 gene encoding gametocyte-specific factor 1 is translated as MPCLSAFLGGEDDADPERLLQCPYDKNHQIRACRFPYHLIKCAKNNPKLASELKTCPFNARHLMPKHELSHHIANCVDKRSVNTEDLSSTEAQRKWHVPVSTWENRDCDEDWDEELEREPQQPFIWGVSTSVLHQESAKPEPRTTNSLPPGLRAPTTLPWKNCEY